In Babesia bovis T2Bo chromosome 4 map unlocalized Chr4_2, whole genome shotgun sequence, the sequence TATGGTACTCTAGTAGTTAGCCATCAGGTGATAGAGTTCActttttatatatcataacTTTTCATTaaattaatgtgtaacatggaAGGTTGATGGCATGTCGTCGACGTTGCCATAATCAGCTTATGCTACTCTGCGGAGTCTTAGCATTCCTAGCTTCAGTGCAAATAGTCCGTGTATATGCTTATAAGCATGGATTAGGTCAATCAATTCTGTCTTACGTGCCTTGCAAGGCATTTGGAGGCAGTATATCTTTCCATAATCAGCGATATCGCCTCTTCTCTGCTGATGATACCAATGAAGCTCTGAATAAATCTATAGGAGGTGATGTATCTACAGACGTGTATGTAGAGCCATCGAGACAGGTACCGCAATATCTACAACATGAGCCAGTACTGCTTAAAGAAGCATTGGATATGCTCGTTATCGACCCCGATGGAAGATATTTAGATCTAACTTTGGGGTATGGAGGTCATACAGAGGCGATACTGAAGTTATTATCCCCAAAGGTATGTGTAATTAACTGTTGTCCATGGATATTGCAGGGGGTGTTAGTGGCACTTGACAGGGATCCAGAGTCGGTGTACTACACATCCAAACGATTGGAACAATACGTTAGATCCAAGCAGCTAGTTCCGGTTATTGGCACCTTCAGCAACTTAAATTCAGTGCTTGAGTCAAACAACCTACCCCTAAAAGATTACACCGGGTAGGTATTACACCTAtgagttatatacatcaggATAATCGCTGATCTGGGTATATCTACACATCAGCTGGAAGATCCGAAGCGTGGTTTTGCGTACAATACTGATGGTCCGCTGGATATGCGGATGTCAAATCCGCTGTACGACCCCTTTAACCCGAGAGATGATATCGTTAAGCCAAATTTGGACACGGGTAACATCGCCTTCAAGGTAGTCCTATTCTAGAAACAACATATGATGCAGCTGATCAACAAAGGTAGAGAGCAGGATATAGCATATGTACTTCGTGAATATGGAGAGGAGCCTAGGGCTATCATTATCGCACGCAGGATAGTAGAGGTAACCATCTAGTGCTAGTAGCACATTATCTTCACAGAAAAGGCAACGTCTTGGAGAGATAGCTACGACATTCCAGCTACGTGATATAGTGCTAAGTTGCGTAAGAGGCAACCATAAAGCTGGGATGAAGACTCTTTCAAGGGTGTTCCaggtatatatttttggaGACTTACATAACGCACAGGCACTGCGAATATACGTAAACAATGAACTGGATGAACTTGCTCATTTGTTAGATCATGCTCCATCTATATTAAACCCGAAGCAAGGAAGATTTGTGGTTATATCATACCACTCACTAGAGGACAGAGCCGTTAAGCATGCTTTCACTGGGTTGCAGAAACTTAAGACCATGTCGAATGACAGTTACAAAGTAATCACCAAGAAATGTGTTAC encodes:
- a CDS encoding S-adenosyl methyltransferase family protein; amino-acid sequence: MACRRRCHNQLMLLCGVLAFLASVQIVRVYAYKHGLGQSILSYVPCKAFGGSISFHNQRYRLFSADDTNEALNKSIGGDVSTDVYVEPSRQVPQYLQHEPVLLKEALDMLVIDPDGRYLDLTLGYGGHTEAILKLLSPKGVLVALDRDPESVYYTSKRLEQYVRSKQLVPVIGTFSNLNSVLESNNLPLKDYTGIIADLGISTHQLEDPKRGFAYNTDGPLDMRMSNPLYDPFNPRDDIVKPNLDTGNIAFKLINKGREQDIAYVLREYGEEPRAIIIARRIVEKRQRLGEIATTFQLRDIVLSCVRGNHKAGMKTLSRVFQALRIYVNNELDELAHLLDHAPSILNPKQGRFVVISYHSLEDRAVKHAFTGLQKLKTMSNDSYKVITKKCVTPTLEECTSNQKARSAKLRCLERSMAAP